In Isosphaera pallida ATCC 43644, the sequence TGGACCGCCATTTGATCACGCGGAATGCGCCGCACTTCTTGCCGTCGATCCAGCAATCCAGTTCGCCGTCCTCCTTGCTCGCGGTGTTCGCCATCATCCGCCATTCGACGCAGACCCAGGTTTCCCGCTTCGGCACCTGGTCGGGCTTCGGCTGGAACCAGTTGCCCCAGAATTTGCCTCGGCCGGCGGCGTTTATCTTCCACCAGTAGGCGTAGAAGATCAGCGCCCCAGGCGGGTCCCAGTCGCGCGGGCCGATCGGTTCCAGGGGCACCCAGAAGAACTTGTCGCCGTCCGGCAGCTTTGTCTTCCCCCTTAAAGCCACCATTGCCGGCGTCGGCCATGAAGCCGCTGCCGCCGTGGCCGTGGTCGCCGTAGTCCTTGCCGTCGCGGACGTCGTGCCGCCTGTAGACCTCGTCGTGGCCGGACTTGAGCCACTTCACGAAGGTCACGTCCTCGTGGCCGTCCTTGCGCAGTTGCACCTTGGCCGATCGCTTGCCCCGGGCGAGGGCTTTGTCCGTCTCGGCCTCGACCGGGGCCGCGTCTTCGGTCGCCCCACAACCCTTGCGGCGGTTGACCTCGTCCCGGGCCGCGCCGATCGTGCCGTTCTCGAAGTCGTCGTGGAACAGTACGGCCTCGTCGCGGCCAATGCCCACATCATTGCGGATAACGCGCGGCCAGCCCCTCGTCCTGGCCGCGCGCAACGTTCGCCGACATGCCAAGGGTGAGAACAAGACAACACGTCGTGGCGGCCAGGCTCATGGCGCAAACCCTTCGTTTGAATCAGCCTTCGTCTTCATCAAAAAAGTCGTTGGACACGTCCTTGAGTTCGTATCGCCTGGTCGTGGTCACGCCGACGTTATGCTCGATCATCAAATCCGCGAGCGTTGGCCCGTCGATTAAGACCACCTTCTTGCCTTCGATCCGATCCACAAACTCTTGGGCGTCCCGAGAGAACTGCGATGTGGTGATGATCACACCCTTCTTCGCCCGGATGTAGTCCATACTCCCAACGAAGCCCTGGATGATCGGACGTCCAACCGTGCCCTCCCAGCGCTTTGCTTGCAGGCAGACCACGTCCAAGCCCAACTTGTCCTCCTTGATCATGCCGTCGATACCACCATCCCCGCTCTTACCGGTCACGGTGCCATCGCCCGCGACTCCACCATAGCCCATCGCAAGGAGCAACCGAACGACCACCTTCTCGAAGTGGCCCGACGAGCACGCCTTCAATCGAATCAGCAGTTCTTCGAGTGTCGCTTTGCGCAAAGCGTGATACGAGGCGTCGAGGAGTTCCTGGGGTGTCTGGCTGGTCTCGGGGGTCGTCTCGTTTGGCCCCACCTCGGCACCGCCCTTACCCGCGCCCTGTCCGGTGAACTTGAGGTAAGTGGGGAACCGCTTGAGGAAACGGCAGTTCACCGTCGCCGGCTTCTCGGCCAGCACCTTCATCCCGACTTCCGTGATCCGAACCCGGCCGCGAGTCGGGTTGTCGATCAGCCCGGCGTTCTTGAGATGCGTCTTGGCCCAACCGACGCGGTTGTTGAAAACGGTCTGCTCGCCGCTCGGCAGCATCTGCTGGCGATCCTCGGGCGTGAGCATGAACCGATCTGCCAGCAGAGCAGTCAAATCCCGAACGGCCACCTCTTCGCCGTTCTGCAAGGCTTCAAGGAGCGGCAACATGATCGACTGGAAGTCGGGAACGGGCATAGCCTCTCACTCGTTCACGGATGCGAATTGAGCTTAATCATAAACACTTGAACACATCTATCGAAAGTCATATTCCCCGCGACGGCGTCGTGGGGAATCAGCTACCTCATCGCCAATGACGACACCACCACGCTTGTTGAGGTGGTGTGCGGCAATCTTGACGGCGGCCTTGCGGAGCATCCAATCTCAAGGGGCGGGATGGTAGTCAACGACTTCGGGCAGCGCATCGCC encodes:
- a CDS encoding restriction endonuclease — its product is MPVPDFQSIMLPLLEALQNGEEVAVRDLTALLADRFMLTPEDRQQMLPSGEQTVFNNRVGWAKTHLKNAGLIDNPTRGRVRITEVGMKVLAEKPATVNCRFLKRFPTYLKFTGQGAGKGGAEVGPNETTPETSQTPQELLDASYHALRKATLEELLIRLKACSSGHFEKVVVRLLLAMGYGGVAGDGTVTGKSGDGGIDGMIKEDKLGLDVVCLQAKRWEGTVGRPIIQGFVGSMDYIRAKKGVIITTSQFSRDAQEFVDRIEGKKVVLIDGPTLADLMIEHNVGVTTTRRYELKDVSNDFFDEDEG